The DNA segment GTTGAGGGGTCCCTCTAAAATATGTTCCCAAAGGTAAAGTcctgaggagaaaataaaggttCAATACTCCTGGTGAGAAAATGTCAACGTACTCAAGGGGACTCAAGCTAAAGATAttgatgttttgtttacatttacagcattttctattataaataatgatgaataaaatatactgagcttttatacaaaagaaaatacttATACAATTGACAATTCTTTCTGAATATAAGTATGGATTATTGGTTAGAGATATTGTTTAAACCTAAAAATATGTTGAGGTATTTTTTTATTAGACATTTTTGAAGTTTATCTTTTATGTGCACTTTTAACGAGATAGACCTTTGTTAGATAATTAAATTTCCACTCTGAGTTCTAACAAATTTAATCTAAAAGtatattttctttacttttggACGACAGAAGATATTGTAGAAAACATCGACAATTGATCACCAAAGTATCAGAATTATTTTATCATTGCAATTCATGAGCAAAAACGGAAAATCTTAATCAGAAGAATTTTCTTAAACCCCCATCTTCTGGTCTGTTGGACACGTTTGCAATAATTGCCATAAAGTGCTTGTATTACCTGTTAAACATGGGTCCATGGGTTTGTCTCGAACTGACAAGGTTACACTATTGTGACTGTGGCAAACAGTGTAAGTGAGATTTAAATATATACGATTTACAGTGTAACAGCATGAACCTGTGAAATCAattgttttccttgtttttattgattaaagcatttaaaaggtccagtgtgtaggattcaggtgaaagggatctattggcagaaattgaatataaaataatcctagtgatggTTTTCCCTAATGTGTAATCacctaaattgtatgaattgttgttttcttttcccctaGAATGGgcaactttatatttaaatactttatattcacatctggagtgggtcctctctatggaggccaccatgttttttacagtagcccggactggacaaactaaaaaccttttgagtttttatgacaagtGACgactaccacaggttctctgtcatgtttggaagaggagggtgaggtgaggggttttcagctgcaaaatgcaacttcaccactagatgtcactaaatctaacacactgaacctttaattttTGGAACTGACTCAGTGGTGGCAATATTATATACTGtagacaaagtaaaaataaatattcacttAAACTTGATAAATGCACATCAAATTGACCACTTTCTACACAATCctttgcatttaaatatatcAGTGGGCTCTACCAACGTGTTGTCCGATAGCTGTGCATCTTCCACTGAACCACAACTCACCTATGGCCGCTTTACCCCAGACTTGGACCTTGTATCTCTGGGCTTTGCTCCTGTCGATTCGGGCCAGATGCTGTTTGAAGGCGCCTCTCTTCTTGTTCAGGTCAGAGTTGTACTCCACCTGTTCATCCTCCCACGGATTCCAGTCTTGTGCAAGAAACGGAGCAGCTGCACCGCCATCTCGGACGACacctgcaaaaacacaacacaccaTGCGTTCATTGTGGAAACACATGTCACCTcaaggaaataaaggaaaagagtTTCTAGCTGTTGGTTTGTGATGATTGTGGCCGTTTATTTTTCTGCTATATACGATGGTTGTGTGGAGAAAACGTACCGGAAGGTGCTCCTGCCTCTTTCTTCACCACCCTGTGAACGCGGGATATTACTTTAGTGCTGAAGAAGACATTATAGGCCGCGTACAGTGAAAAGGCCACATAAGCGAAAATAATGAGAAGGAATAGTTTTCGTTTTGGTATTTTCATCTTTTTCGTTTctatttcccccccctctcaggTCACCATTGTGTTTCCCGTCACCGTATTGAGTGAGGGCCGCTTGTTTACATCATGAGGACCTCTGGACACAGCTGCCTGAGAGATGTGCCTGAACAAAATTACGAGAAATATTACaatttctgtttgatttataCCATCTAATTTAATATAATCACCAATTTTCGAAGAATATATGTAGCTTTTAATTTCTAGTATTAattataaactgtaaaataagaTAGCAAAGTTATTTTTTCAGAATAGGCACTAACGGGGCGCTACGTTACGTCCTGACGTAGTGCGGAACCTTCTAGAGGCGGAGCTAGTTTCTGGAAACGCAGAACACAGTGACACACGCAGCATTTGTAAACGGAAGGTCGTGTCCCCTACCGCGGGGTAATAGTGTCTGTAGTCCGTAGCAGAGATGATGTCTGTAGCCGCCCGGTCCGGGGCTCTGTCCCCTCACCTGCAGGCAGCGAAACACTCCGTTAAGAGCCTGGTTTTCCCCGGAGCGAAGGAGCTGGTGCCCGCTGCTGGTAAGGGCGACGTCTGCTAACAACATTAGCCAGGACCGCTACGGACCCACATGATGTAACTGTTAAATACTGTTAATACTGTTAATACTGACAGCTTCTAgattaatttgtgtgttatttgtaaAATTGATGCATTTGATTCGTCTGTGGTTCTTTTTTGCAAATCCACGCTAATGCTAACAACCTACAATAGCTAACCGGAAGTAGCATGTGTGGTGGTGTCACTGCAATCTGTGACGTGATCGGTGGTTAAAGTCTGAGCagataattaaaatgatatgaGTTTATTATGCATCTTTATAGTGAGATGTCAAAGACCTTTATAACACCGCACTCCTCCAGTTACAGTCTAAATATAGCGCTCATGAAATACTTTGCGTAGTAAACGTCAGTCGCAGCAGTGTCATGTCAGTACAAATATATCTGCGTTGGACAAAGAACGAGGTGTCACACAGTTGTAAACAAACATACAGTTAAgagtttgtgtgtctcagtAACATTCACTGTACATCTACTTGTCCATTATTCGGTAATAAATGGTTTTGTAAGAAATTGAATAATATCCTGTCCACGTGTTGCTTCTGATTTCCAGCTCCTGCAGGGATCCGCCTCGCTCACACAGACATCAAGATTCCTGACTTTGGAGACTACCGTCGCTCTGATGTTACAGATCCCAACAAGTCATCCCAGGACAGCAGTGAGGGAAGAAGGGTGTTCTCCTACCTTGTCACCGGAGCGTCCACCATGGTGGGCGTCTATGCAGCCAAGACAGTGGTCAGCCAGTTCATATCTTCCATGAGTGCGTCCGCCGATGTCCTGGCCTTATCCAAGATTGAGGTCAAGCTGACTGACATCCCCGAAGGCAAGAACATGACCTTCAAATGGAGAGGAAAGCCCCTGTTTGTCCGCCACCGCACAGAGAAGGAAATTGCCACAGAGGAAGCCGTGAACCTAGCGGAGCTGCGAGACCCCCAGCACGACAAGGATAGAGTGCTCAACCCCAGCTGGGTCATCGTCCTTGGCGTGTGCACCCATCTGGGTTGCGTGCCTATCGCCAACGCTGGAGACTGGGGAGGCTACTACTGTCCCTGCCATGGCTCCCACTACGATGCTTCAGGAAGAATAAGGAAGGGACCTGCTCCTCTGAACCTGGAGGTTCCCTACTACGAGTTCCCTGATGAAGACACAGTCATTGTTGGATAAATACTGGAGCTCAGTTGCCGTTCCTctgtaatttgtatttttaaatggcGCTGTGAAAGAGCGTGGGGTGACACAAAGTATGTATATTTAATAAAGAGATATCTCCaaccttatttttttattgtatccTTCCTTCACATACATCCAACAGGCAGTGCAATGTGTATTcacattatatacatatatacagatCTGGTATGCAAATCTGTATCGgtatgaggggaaaaaaaggaaacaacttGCTCTCATCCCATGAACTTATCATCGTCCTGTCAGTGGACCACGGCACACTGGCACcttagtttaaaaaataaataaaactacgTCTAATTTAACTTTGGTTGTGTTTCCcatgtctgtgtttaaaaaaaatgggttGCTCCAAAGAGCTGGTTTCTGGTGGGGCTGCGAGGCCTTCAGTGTAAGGAGGGTTACATtgatccattatctatactgcttatctaCCGGgtattgggtgagaggtggggtcACCAGCTTATCACAGAGTTTACATACAGTAGAGACAAGCAACTATATCGAGACAAATTAACACCTACAGGAAGGTTTATCTCCAATTGATCTAATCTACATGTCTTTTGACTGGGAGGAAGCCAGCACGCAGGAATATAACCCCCACAGACACAATGAGGAACGACACAGGTCCTGGCTGTTCATCCGGTTCATCTTATACCCAGATAGATACTAGCGAACCAAATTTAACATCGGGGTCACAGACCCACTGTATGAGGGTCTGATGTCTTATGTCAGAATTTaatgagcaaaaacaaacatttagttttctcGACCATGCAGTGGAACAACcctaacagttttttttaattcttaggGCTCCTGCAGAGTGGGTCACCCTCCTTATTTCTTGCATCCTGCAGGGGGAGCAGATGACCTCAGACCACTGACTGTTTTATGTATAAAACCTTTATACTCTGAAACATGGGTCCAAATCCAGACTGAGAGATTTTCCCCTTTTATTGGGTTCATCTCAAACTGACATGGTTACACTAGTGATGACCATAGCAAAGAGTCTTaagtgtttttacagtgtaagCATTAACCTGTGAAATCGATCGAAATCGAATCAATCGATCGAAATCGATTAaattttttctttgcttttattgATGAAAGCATTTCATTATTTGACTTGATGTGATGGcaatataatatactgtacacaaagtaaaaaataaatattcacttgTACTTGATTAAtgcacatcaaataaaaaatatttctcaCTGTACAGTCACTTTGTACATGATCATCTGCATTTAAATACCACAGTGGGCTGTACCTGTATTTTCTGAGGACAGTGCTTCAGTGTAGCTGCAGTCAAACCTTAAATCAGAGTAACTTTTAACATCAGAACCATTACACGCTTAATGAATTAAAGACTCCTGCA comes from the Hippoglossus hippoglossus isolate fHipHip1 chromosome 6, fHipHip1.pri, whole genome shotgun sequence genome and includes:
- the LOC117763568 gene encoding cytochrome b-c1 complex subunit Rieske, mitochondrial-like — its product is MMSVAARSGALSPHLQAAKHSVKSLVFPGAKELVPAAAPAGIRLAHTDIKIPDFGDYRRSDVTDPNKSSQDSSEGRRVFSYLVTGASTMVGVYAAKTVVSQFISSMSASADVLALSKIEVKLTDIPEGKNMTFKWRGKPLFVRHRTEKEIATEEAVNLAELRDPQHDKDRVLNPSWVIVLGVCTHLGCVPIANAGDWGGYYCPCHGSHYDASGRIRKGPAPLNLEVPYYEFPDEDTVIVG